One Mercurialis annua linkage group LG3, ddMerAnnu1.2, whole genome shotgun sequence DNA window includes the following coding sequences:
- the LOC126674189 gene encoding calmodulin-binding protein 60 B → MAPKRCFNGDAESGSEDSSTHDPKRFKNANIRDLLGLFSVQDMVESLEPFIRGVVRDEVERTVLRVLHPSFRPSFNQNETSGGGRGFLLCFVNRPPGTIFTGSRVETEDGNPIRIELLDAKTKTLVTSGPVSCMKIEILVLDGDFGSDDREDWTENQFNSNLIREREGRRPLLAGELNVTLRGGVALVNDIAFTDNSSWQRSRKFRLGAKPVSTTCGGNGQAMVREARSEAFKVMDHRGELYKKHYPPHLDDDVWRLERIAKDGTSHKKLSKSGILTVRDFLQSFAVNPSELRRILGGTISNKIWDTIIEHADTCVLDEKLYAYFGAGQNVGLLFSSVYKLMGTYDGQAFEPLEKLTPPQNAVVENLKQQAYKNLNEFILIDARTVTGFSRPLICPEIDSFHSQNLGPQQLEFSVANQDQPEMVFEFSTAENVTNQTHLFPSNPRDSFKLSDFLIPSTPENNWPASSSQWPIVTTTNDASLAEDITLQAQVSSAWPATSSSVCWGQGNTFVFSSDNNGGVDFLSSYSRFGVHMSRIRKTKAGWCKLRAAILKWGLVRRNVAAKRFGRAYVM, encoded by the exons GTGCGAGATGAGGTTGAACGAACTGTTCTTCGCGTTCTTCATCCATCATTCAG ACCTTCATTCAATCAGAATGAGACATCAGGAGGGGGACGGGGTTTCCTGTTGTGCTTTGTCAACAGACCGCCCGGTACCATTTTTACTGGTAGCAGGGTAGAAACTGAAGATGGTAATCCCATCAGAATTGAACTTCTGGATGCAAAGACCAAGACCCTCGTAACTTCTGGTCCTGTGTCTTGTATGAAGATTGAGATTCTTGTTCTTGATGGTGATTTTGGTTCGGATGATAGAGAGGACTGGACCGAGAATCAATTCAATTCCAATCTCATCCGCGAAAGAGAGGGTAGAAGGCCGCTACTGGCAGGAGAGTTAAATGTTACTTTACGAGGTGGAGTTGCTTTAGTCAATGATATAGCTTTCACCGACAATTCCAGTTGGCAGAGAAGTCGAAAGTTTCGGCTGGGAGCTAAACCTGTGTCGACAACTTGTGGCGGAAATGGTCAAGCGATGGTAAGAGAAGCAAGAAGTGAAGCTTTCAAGGTCATGGATCATCGCGGAGAGT tGTATAAAAAGCATTACCCTCCGCATTTGGATGATGACGTTTGGCGTTTGGAAAGAATAGCAAAAGACGGCACATCACACAAGAAGCTATCCAAATCGGGAATACTCACTGTAAGGGACTTTCTGCAGTCGTTTGCGGTCAATCCCTCCGAATTGCGCAGA ATTCTTGGAGGGACAATCTCAAACAAGATATGGGATACAATTATCGAGCACGCAGATACCTGTGTTCTTGACGAAAAGTTGTATGCTTACTTTGGAGCTGGACAAAATGTTGGGCTTCTTTTCAGTTCTGTTTACAAACTAATGGGAACATATGATGGTCAGGCTTTCGAGCCTCTCGAAAAATTAACTCCTCCACAAAAC GCTGTGGTGGAAAATCTAAAGCAACAAGCTTACAAGAACTTAAATGAATTCATCCTGATCGATGCCCGAACCGTTACAGGCTTTTCAAGGCCCTTGATATGTCCTGAAATTGATTCATTTCATAGCCAAAACCTCGGTCCGCAGCAGCTTGAATTCTCGGTAGCAAATCAAG ATCAACCAGAAATGGTATTCGAATTCAGCACCGCGGAAAATGTTACTAATCAAACACATTTATTCCCATCAAACCCGAGGGACAGTTTCAAATTGAGCGACTTTCTTATACCAAGTACACCAGAGAACAATTGGCCTGCAAGTTCTTCACAATGGCCTATAGTAACAACAACTAATGATGCATCACTTGCTGAAGACATAACCTTGCAGGCTCAAGTATCATCAGCCTGGCCTGCTACAAGCTCATCGGTCTGCTGGGGACAAGGCAATACGTTCGTTTTCAGTTCCGATAATAACGGAGGAGTAGATTTCTTATCTTCTTATTCAAGATTCGGTGTGCATATGTCGAGAATTCGAAAAACAAAAGCAGGGTGGTGTAAGCTACGAGCTGCTATATTGAAATGGGGATTGGTTCGGAGAAACGTTGCTGCCAAAAGATTTGGCCGAGCTTATGTTATGTAG
- the LOC126674709 gene encoding uncharacterized protein LOC126674709: MDREGGSNGGSCYYSVLGVRRNASFSDIRTAYRKLAMKWHPDKWTGNPAVAGEVKRRFQQIQEAYTVLSDQAKRSMYDAGLYDPLEEEDDDFCDFMQEMISMMNNVKDEGDSFEDLQRMFVEMVGGDGVGVERSEDRTDGKRARVNSSKGNAAKRSNSRC; this comes from the exons ATGGATCGAGAAGGAGGATCCAACGGCGGATCTTGCTATTACTCTGTTCTCGGTGTTCGTCGGAACGCCTCCTTCTCTGATATCCGTACTGCCTATCGTAAACTCGCCATG AAATGGCATCCGGACAAATGGACCGGTAACCCCGCCGTCGCCGGAGAAGTCAAACGACGGTTTCAGCAAATCCAGGAAGCTTATACCG TTTTATCTGACCAGGCAAAGAGGTCAATGTATGATGCTGGGCTTTACGATCCacttgaagaagaagatgat gacttttgtgattTCATGCAAGAGATGATTTCTATGATGAACAATGTGAAAGACGAG GGAGATAGCTTTGAAGATCTTCAAAGGATGTTCGTGGAAATGGTCGGCGGAGATGGCGTGGGAGTTGAACGCAGCGAAGATCGAACGGATGGGAAGAGGGCACGCGTCAACTCATCTAAAGGTAATGCAGCAAAGCGCAGTAACTCTCGGTGTTGA
- the LOC126672144 gene encoding importin subunit alpha-2-like: MSLRPSARTEVRRNRYKVAVDAEEGRRRREDNMVEIRKNRREESLQKKRREGLQTQSMPASLHSSAVEKKLEHLPTMVAGVWSSDGNLLLESTTQFRKLLSIERSPPIEEVIQAGVVPRFVEFLTRENFPQLQFEAAWALTNIASGTSENTRVVIDHGAVPVFVRLLASRSDDVREQAVWALGNVAGDSPKCRDLVLGNGALLPLLAQLNENAKLSMLRNATWTLSNFCRGKPQPPFDQVKPALPALAQLIHSNDEEVLTDACWALSYLSDGTNDKIQAVIEAGVCPRLVELLLHPSPSVLIPALRTVGNIVTGDDMQTQCIINHQALPCLLNLLTNNYKKSIKKEACWTISNITAGNKEQIQAVIEANIIAPLVHLLQNAEFDIKKEAAWAISNATSGGAPEQIKYLVSQGCIKPLCDLLICPDPRIATVCLEGLENILKVGEADKNLGNNGGVNVYAQMIDDSEGLEKIENLQSHDNTEIYEKAVKILETYWLEEEDETMPPGDGMQSGFQFGGSEMPAVPSGGFTFS; this comes from the exons ATGTCGTTGAGGCCGAGCGCTAGAACCGAGGTTCGTCGTAACAGGTACAAAGTGGCTGTCGACGCGGAAGAAGGCCGCCGGAGAAGGGAGGATAACATGGTGGAGATCCGTAAGAATCGGAGAGAGGAGAGTCTTCAAAAGAAACGGCGTGAAGGACTTCAAACTCAGTCGATGCCGGCTTCTCTTCACTCTTCTGCCGTCGAGAAGAAG TTGGAGCATCTACCAACTATGGTTGCCGGTGTTTGGTCCAGTGATGGTAATCTGCTGCTCGAGTCAACCACTCAATTTAGGAAACTGCTCTCAATTG AGCGCAGCCCTCCAATAGAGGAAGTCATTCAAGCTGGTGTTGTTCCTCGCTTTGTTGAGTTTCTTACGAGAGAGAACTTTCCTCAACTTCAG TTTGAAGCAGCTTGGGCTCTGACAAACATAGCTTCTGGGACTTCTGAGAATACCAGGGTTGTTATTGATCATGGTGCTGTCCCCGTTTTTGTAAGGCTTCTTGCTTCTCGAAGTGACGATGTTCGTGAACAG GCTGTTTGGGCACTGGGAAATGTTGCTGGTGATTCTCCTAAATGTCGGGATCTTGTACTAGGCAATGGAGCTCTGCTTCCTTTACTTGCACAGTTGAATGAGAATGCCAAACTTTCTATGCTGAGAAATGCTACATGGACTCTCTCAAACTTTTGTAGAGGCAAGCCACAGCCACCTTTTGACCAG GTGAAGCCTGCTCTTCCAGCTCTTGCACAACTAATTCATTCTAATGATGAAGAAGTCTTGACTGATGCATGTTGGGCTCTTTCATATCTTTCTGATGGTACCAATGACAAAATTCAAGCCGTTATTGAAGCAGGAGTATGCCCTCGGCTAGTTGAACTTCTATT GCATCCATCTCCTTCAGTTCTTATTCCTGCACTCCGCACCGTGGGTAACATTGTCACTGGTGATGATATGCAGACCCAG TGTATCATTAATCATCAAGCACTGCCgtgtcttttaaatttattgacgaataattataaaaagagcATTAAGAAGGAAGCATGTTGGACCATCTCTAATATAACCGCTGGCAACAAGGAGCAGATTCAG GCTGTAATTGAGGCGAATATCATTGCGCCATTAGTTCATTTGCTTCAAAATGCTGAGTTTGACATTAAGAAGGAGGCTGCATGGGCAATTTCTAATGCTACATCTGGTGGTGCTCCTGAACAAATCAA GTATCTTGTTAGCCAAGGTTGCATCAAACCATTGTGTGATCTTCTCATCTGCCCCGATCCAAGAATTGCGACTGTCTGCTTAGAGGGTCTTGAAAACATATTGAAGGTAGGAGAAGCTGATAAGAATTTGGGAAATAATGGAGGTGTAAATGTATATGCACAAATGATTGATGATTCTGAGGGATTGGAGAAAATTGAGAACCTGCAGTCTCACGACAATACAGAGATTTATGAAAAGGCTGTGAAGATTCTTGAGACATACTGGTTAGAAGAGGAGGATGAGACTATGCCTCCTGGAGATGGTATGCAATCTGGGTTCCAATTCGGAGGGAGTGAGATGCCTGCTGTTCCGTCTGGTGGATTTACCTTCAGCTAA
- the LOC126674267 gene encoding GATA transcription factor 23, translating to MDLDKNVSIEIKKCTDCNTTKTPLWRAGPSGPKSLCNACGIRYRKTKGEEILGLNHGPFKKRKRSRLTTATTTTATSSSETSGDELREAVKMRVLMVMKKQRCQRRRRLLGEEEQQAAFSLMALSCGSVFA from the exons ATGGATCTTGACAAAAATGTGAGCATAGAGATCAAGAAATGTACTGATTGCAACACCACCAAGACTCCCTTATGGAGAGCTGGTCCTTCTGGCCCCAAG TCGCTGTGCAACGCTTGTGGAATCAGATACAGAAAAACAAAAGGAGAAGAAATCTTGGGTTTGAACCACGGTCCgttcaagaaaagaaaaagatccAGGCTCACCACCGCCACCACTACGACGGCCACCTCGTCGTCGGAAACTTCTGGTGATGAGTTGAGGGAGGCGGTGAAGATGAGAGTACTAATGGTAATGAAAAAGCAGAGGTGTCAAAGGAGGAGAAGGCTGCTGGGAGAGGAAGAGCAGCAGGCTGCTTTTTCATTAATGGCGTTGTCTTGTGGGTCTGTTTTTGCATGA